A window of Aeromicrobium sp. Root236 contains these coding sequences:
- a CDS encoding response regulator transcription factor, protein MAEPIRLLLVDDHPVVRDGLRGMCESSPDFLVVGEAGDGVEAVSLAADLDPDVVLMDLRMPGGSGLDAIAALAATGSRSHVLVLTTYDTDRDIMAALDAGATGYLLKDAPREELFAAIRAAAAGESVLSPAVATRVVSRVRTAGSEALSGRETDVLALVAKGRSNREIARALFVSEATVKTHLGHVYGKLGVNDRASAVATAYDRGLLGG, encoded by the coding sequence ATGGCTGAGCCGATCCGGTTGTTGCTGGTCGACGACCACCCGGTCGTACGCGACGGCCTGCGCGGCATGTGCGAGTCGTCGCCTGACTTCCTGGTCGTCGGTGAGGCGGGCGACGGGGTCGAGGCGGTCTCGCTGGCGGCGGACCTCGATCCGGATGTCGTCCTGATGGATCTGCGGATGCCCGGTGGCAGCGGGCTCGACGCGATCGCCGCGCTGGCCGCGACCGGCAGTCGCTCCCACGTGTTGGTGCTCACGACGTACGACACCGATCGCGACATCATGGCCGCGCTGGACGCCGGAGCCACCGGCTATCTGCTCAAGGACGCTCCCCGCGAGGAGCTGTTCGCCGCGATCCGCGCGGCCGCCGCCGGGGAGTCCGTGCTCTCGCCGGCTGTGGCGACACGGGTGGTCTCACGCGTACGCACAGCCGGCTCGGAGGCATTGAGTGGACGCGAGACCGACGTGCTCGCGCTGGTCGCGAAGGGCCGGTCCAACCGCGAGATCGCCCGGGCCCTGTTCGTCAGCGAGGCGACGGTCAAGACCCACCTCGGCCACGTCTACGGCAAGCTCGGCGTCAACGATCGCGCGTCGGCCGTGGCCACCGCGTACGACCGAGGCCTGCTCGGCGGGTGA
- a CDS encoding HNH endonuclease signature motif containing protein codes for MFTETAPEAVLAEVREHDFGADPGPRFGANRIDAIIALDRAISAAQAEQMAQIAALHAERVALTGVGRPDPTVSVIGEISMARKVGLAAAGTQVGTALGVERLPQVQALFLAGQLSEPVIRAVVNESVSLSADDLLVLDGEIADQLVGLTRHEAARLTARAVIRLDAEAAATRAERNRADQRVSLFPDADGVAHLHARGPAEQILAAHTALDQHARALRAAGDPRTLGQIMTQTLVERLTGQSRAEDTNVEVHLVMDAETFTGQDTGEPVDLTGYGPLSPSVADDIIAGAPNAWIRRFLVDPVDGTLVVREPRRRHFDTTTASHIRARDQRCRQPGCDLKIRHHDHIHAYADGGQTTATNGQGLCTRSHTLKHLPGWTVTPDGNTTTWQTPTGHTYISRPPPLLPKDQPHHPRE; via the coding sequence ATGTTCACCGAAACCGCACCCGAGGCCGTGCTGGCCGAGGTGCGCGAACATGATTTCGGTGCCGACCCGGGTCCGAGGTTCGGGGCCAACCGGATCGACGCGATCATCGCGTTGGACCGGGCGATCAGCGCCGCCCAGGCTGAGCAGATGGCCCAGATCGCTGCCCTGCACGCGGAACGGGTCGCGTTGACCGGTGTCGGACGGCCCGATCCGACGGTCTCGGTGATCGGTGAGATCTCCATGGCCAGGAAGGTTGGCCTGGCCGCTGCGGGCACCCAGGTCGGCACCGCGCTGGGTGTGGAACGGTTGCCGCAGGTGCAGGCGTTGTTCCTGGCCGGGCAACTGTCCGAACCAGTGATCCGGGCCGTCGTCAACGAATCCGTGTCCCTGTCGGCGGATGACTTGTTGGTGCTCGATGGTGAGATCGCCGACCAGCTGGTCGGGCTCACCCGCCACGAGGCGGCACGGCTCACCGCACGGGCCGTGATCCGCCTCGACGCCGAAGCCGCCGCCACCCGGGCCGAACGCAACCGCGCCGACCAACGCGTCTCACTCTTTCCTGACGCCGACGGTGTCGCCCACCTGCACGCACGCGGGCCGGCCGAGCAGATCCTCGCCGCACACACGGCCCTGGACCAGCACGCTCGTGCCCTCCGTGCGGCCGGTGACCCACGCACCCTGGGGCAGATCATGACCCAAACCCTCGTCGAACGACTCACCGGACAGTCCCGTGCTGAGGACACCAACGTCGAGGTCCACCTCGTCATGGACGCAGAAACGTTCACCGGTCAAGACACCGGAGAACCGGTCGACCTGACCGGCTACGGCCCCCTCAGCCCCTCAGTGGCCGACGACATCATCGCCGGCGCACCCAACGCCTGGATCCGCAGATTCCTCGTCGACCCCGTCGACGGCACCCTGGTCGTCCGCGAACCCCGCCGCCGCCACTTCGACACCACCACCGCCAGCCACATACGCGCCCGCGACCAGAGGTGCCGCCAACCCGGATGTGATTTGAAGATCCGCCACCACGACCACATCCACGCCTACGCCGACGGCGGCCAAACCACCGCCACCAACGGTCAAGGCCTCTGCACCAGATCCCACACCCTCAAACACCTACCCGGCTGGACCGTCACCCCCGACGGCAACACCACGACCTGGCAGACCCCTACCGGCCACACCTACATCTCTCGACCACCGCCCCTGCTCCCCAAAGACCAACCCCACCACCCCCGCGAATAG
- a CDS encoding SDR family oxidoreductase has translation MEISGASTIVTGAASGIGAAIAQRLLEHGASVVIGDLDGERLAETAERLSASHPDRVSYVAGDASDAGHVTALIEAAGVVDAYFANAGVFKGFGLEATDDEWALSWDVNVKAHVVAARALVPGWLDRGAGCFVSTASAAGLLTQLGSPTYSTTKHAAVGFAEWLAATYGDRGVQVCCLCPMGVRTDMLVEGETSAVGDARLGMKSVVTAGETLSPLAVADVLLEAVAAGTFFALPHADVGAMYARKAADADHWIAGMQRFRASLE, from the coding sequence GTGGAGATCTCTGGCGCCAGCACGATCGTCACGGGTGCGGCGAGCGGCATCGGCGCGGCCATCGCGCAGCGGTTGCTCGAGCACGGTGCCTCGGTGGTCATCGGCGACCTGGACGGCGAACGGCTTGCCGAGACGGCTGAGCGGCTCTCCGCGTCGCACCCGGACCGGGTGTCGTACGTCGCGGGTGATGCGTCTGATGCCGGCCATGTGACCGCTCTGATCGAGGCGGCCGGCGTGGTCGATGCGTACTTTGCCAACGCCGGCGTCTTCAAGGGCTTCGGGCTCGAGGCGACGGATGACGAGTGGGCCCTGTCGTGGGACGTCAACGTCAAGGCGCACGTCGTCGCGGCTCGCGCGCTGGTGCCGGGGTGGCTCGATCGGGGCGCTGGGTGCTTCGTCAGCACGGCGTCGGCGGCCGGGCTGCTGACCCAGTTGGGCTCTCCGACGTACTCGACGACCAAGCACGCGGCCGTCGGTTTCGCCGAGTGGCTCGCCGCGACGTACGGCGACCGGGGCGTGCAGGTCTGCTGCCTGTGCCCCATGGGCGTACGCACCGACATGCTGGTCGAGGGCGAGACGAGCGCCGTCGGCGATGCCCGCCTCGGCATGAAGTCCGTCGTCACCGCGGGCGAGACGCTGTCGCCGCTGGCGGTGGCGGACGTACTGCTGGAGGCCGTGGCGGCAGGGACGTTCTTCGCCCTGCCGCATGCCGACGTCGGGGCGATGTATGCCCGCAAGGCCGCCGACGCGGATCACTGGATCGCCGGCATGCAGCGGTTCCGCGCCAGCCTGGAGTGA
- a CDS encoding acyl-CoA dehydrogenase family protein, whose protein sequence is MDFAHDARTQDLIGQMEAFMDEVIYPAEPTAHEQMQAAIKDDSWSPPAILEDLKAEAKKRGLWNFFLPGGEGAGLTNLQYAPLAEITGRSIQLAPAAINCAAPDTGNMEVLHMFGTPEQKKQWLEPLLAGEIRSSFAMTEPKVASSDATNIETAIVKDGDDYVINGRKWWITGAMNPNAKIFIVMGKTDPSAERHRQQSMILVERDTPGFEIERGMHVFGYNDRDHGGHAEISFTDVRVPAGNLIGPEGEGFAIAQARLGPGRIHHCMRSLGIAERAVEMMSKRALDRVAFGKPIADQGVVRDWIAEARVRIEQLRLLVLKTAWLMDTAGNRGAHTEIQAIKIATPQTVEWILDKAIQVHGAGGLSQDFPLAEWFAGIRTLRFADGPDEVHKNSLARAELKKHA, encoded by the coding sequence ATGGACTTCGCCCACGACGCCAGGACGCAGGACCTGATCGGCCAGATGGAAGCGTTCATGGACGAGGTCATCTATCCGGCCGAGCCCACGGCCCACGAGCAGATGCAGGCCGCGATCAAGGACGACTCGTGGTCGCCCCCGGCGATCCTCGAGGACCTCAAGGCCGAGGCCAAGAAGCGCGGGCTCTGGAACTTCTTCCTCCCGGGGGGCGAGGGCGCCGGGCTGACCAACCTCCAGTACGCCCCGCTGGCCGAGATCACCGGCCGCAGCATCCAGCTCGCGCCGGCCGCGATCAACTGCGCAGCTCCGGACACCGGCAACATGGAGGTGCTGCACATGTTCGGCACGCCGGAGCAGAAGAAGCAGTGGCTCGAGCCGTTGCTCGCCGGCGAGATCCGGTCGTCGTTCGCGATGACCGAGCCCAAGGTCGCCTCGTCCGACGCCACCAACATCGAGACGGCGATCGTCAAGGACGGCGACGACTACGTCATCAACGGACGCAAGTGGTGGATCACCGGCGCGATGAACCCCAACGCCAAGATCTTCATCGTGATGGGCAAGACCGACCCGTCCGCCGAGCGGCACCGCCAGCAGTCGATGATCCTCGTCGAGCGCGACACCCCGGGCTTCGAGATCGAGCGCGGCATGCACGTGTTCGGCTACAACGACCGCGACCACGGCGGCCACGCCGAGATCTCGTTCACCGACGTACGCGTGCCGGCCGGCAACCTGATCGGACCGGAGGGCGAGGGGTTCGCGATCGCCCAGGCGCGCCTCGGACCCGGGCGCATCCATCACTGCATGCGGTCCTTGGGCATCGCCGAGCGTGCCGTCGAGATGATGAGCAAGCGTGCGCTCGACCGGGTCGCGTTCGGGAAGCCGATCGCCGACCAGGGTGTCGTCCGCGACTGGATCGCGGAGGCACGCGTACGCATCGAGCAGCTGCGCCTGCTGGTGCTCAAGACTGCGTGGCTCATGGACACCGCCGGCAACCGCGGCGCGCACACCGAGATCCAGGCCATCAAGATCGCCACGCCGCAGACCGTGGAGTGGATCCTCGACAAGGCGATCCAGGTGCACGGCGCCGGCGGCCTCAGCCAGGACTTCCCGCTCGCCGAGTGGTTCGCCGGCATCCGTACGCTGCGGTTCGCCGACGGTCCCGACGAGGTCCACAAGAACTCGCTGGCTCGCGCCGAGCTCAAGAAGCACGCCTGA
- a CDS encoding MaoC family dehydratase, whose translation MPRVFDSLDDFKAAAGEVLGTSDWMTITQEQVNTFADATHDHQWIHVDPEKAAKGPFGGTIAHGYLTLSLLPAFAEEIYTISGLAFGMNYGTNKVRFPSPVPVGARLRATATLKETSDIAIGTQTVVSFVIEIDGADKPACVAEVVYVMAGA comes from the coding sequence ATGCCACGCGTGTTCGACAGTCTCGACGACTTCAAGGCCGCCGCCGGGGAGGTGCTCGGCACCAGCGACTGGATGACCATCACCCAGGAGCAGGTCAACACGTTCGCGGACGCGACGCACGACCACCAGTGGATCCACGTCGACCCGGAGAAGGCCGCCAAGGGCCCGTTCGGCGGGACGATCGCGCACGGCTACCTCACGTTGTCGCTGCTGCCGGCGTTCGCCGAGGAGATCTACACGATCAGCGGACTGGCGTTCGGGATGAACTACGGCACCAACAAGGTGCGGTTCCCCAGCCCCGTCCCGGTCGGCGCCAGGCTGCGGGCCACGGCGACCCTCAAGGAGACGTCCGACATCGCGATCGGCACGCAGACCGTCGTCAGCTTCGTGATCGAGATCGACGGTGCGGACAAGCCCGCCTGCGTGGCCGAGGTCGTCTACGTCATGGCAGGTGCGTGA
- a CDS encoding SDR family NAD(P)-dependent oxidoreductase has protein sequence MPTLAIVGAGPNLGMAAATRFGAEGFDVGLVSRSAGRLRELTDRLMDQGITAAAEPADLRSPGAATAALAHLADTIGPVDVLLYSPLASVDWIRPVTETSSADLGAALELAVLGAVDAVEAALPPMRERGAGTLLFTTGGAAVAPRADRASSAVSNAAEVAYARLLHESLAGEGVHVAHTAIVGGLGPGLKHDPADVAELLWRQHRERAGFQHVVD, from the coding sequence ATGCCAACTCTCGCGATCGTCGGGGCCGGCCCCAACCTGGGAATGGCCGCAGCCACACGATTCGGCGCCGAAGGATTCGACGTCGGACTGGTCTCCCGCAGCGCCGGCCGCCTGCGCGAGCTCACCGACAGGCTGATGGACCAGGGCATCACCGCCGCCGCAGAGCCGGCCGACCTCCGCAGTCCGGGAGCAGCGACCGCCGCGCTCGCGCACCTCGCCGACACCATCGGCCCTGTCGACGTGCTGCTCTACAGCCCGTTGGCGTCGGTCGACTGGATCCGGCCCGTCACCGAGACCTCGTCCGCAGACTTGGGCGCCGCGCTGGAGCTGGCCGTCCTCGGGGCGGTCGACGCCGTCGAGGCGGCGCTCCCGCCGATGCGCGAACGCGGCGCCGGCACCCTGCTGTTCACCACCGGAGGGGCGGCCGTCGCACCGAGGGCCGACCGGGCCAGCTCGGCCGTCTCCAACGCCGCGGAGGTCGCGTACGCCCGGCTGCTCCACGAGTCCCTTGCGGGCGAAGGCGTCCACGTCGCCCACACCGCGATCGTCGGCGGTCTGGGGCCTGGACTCAAGCACGATCCCGCCGACGTGGCCGAGCTGCTCTGGCGCCAGCACCGCGAGCGTGCCGGCTTCCAGCACGTGGTGGACTGA
- a CDS encoding energy-coupling factor transporter transmembrane protein EcfT, whose product MRTLVLRVNPLVQLSVGLFSLLGSFWIRSLPVALIAVGAYVLVGLLLLPGWRYPLACLGFTAIAAVTIVYSTWRLGGRDVEEAFTAGLRIVVLAGPGSVMAGYVDPSRFADYLAQTLHLPARLIAAFAAALQKFTGFGLAWQQLERVRRVRGFGPSRNPLANGRYAANMSFALLVQALRGASATSIAMDARGFATAQDRTWAEPAPWTRLDRWAVVVAAVLGCAPIIARLAGA is encoded by the coding sequence ATGAGGACGCTGGTCCTGAGGGTCAATCCGCTCGTGCAGCTCTCGGTCGGCCTGTTCTCGCTGCTCGGCTCGTTCTGGATCCGCAGCCTGCCGGTCGCGCTGATCGCCGTCGGCGCGTACGTCCTGGTGGGGCTGTTGCTCCTGCCGGGCTGGCGCTACCCACTGGCGTGCCTCGGCTTCACGGCGATCGCTGCGGTGACGATCGTCTATTCGACGTGGCGCCTCGGCGGCCGTGACGTCGAGGAGGCGTTCACGGCCGGCCTGCGCATCGTGGTGCTTGCTGGTCCGGGCTCCGTGATGGCGGGCTACGTCGATCCGTCGCGGTTCGCCGACTACCTCGCCCAGACCCTGCACCTGCCGGCGCGGCTGATCGCGGCGTTCGCGGCGGCGCTGCAGAAGTTCACCGGCTTCGGGCTCGCGTGGCAACAGCTCGAGCGCGTACGCCGCGTGCGCGGCTTCGGTCCGTCCCGCAACCCCTTGGCGAACGGTCGCTACGCCGCCAACATGTCGTTCGCGCTGCTCGTGCAGGCGCTGCGAGGTGCCTCGGCGACGTCGATCGCGATGGATGCGCGGGGGTTCGCGACGGCGCAGGACCGCACCTGGGCCGAGCCGGCGCCATGGACGCGGCTCGACCGGTGGGCCGTGGTCGTCGCTGCCGTGTTGGGCTGTGCGCCGATCATCGCCCGACTTGCCGGAGCTTGA
- a CDS encoding ABC transporter ATP-binding protein: MSLGGARFEGFTWRPLGRRNPVVAGLDLTVEPGERVLLVGPSGAGKSTLLYGLAGALGTTIAGELSGTAEVDGRLGLLLQNPADAIVAERMGRDVAFGPENAGMSRGEIWPRVDEALESVGLAYGRDHFSAALSGGEQQRLALAGVLAMRPDVLLLDEPTSMLDAGTSAGVRDAILSAVDGRTLLVVEHRIEPWLEHVDRVVVLSAEGTIVSDGTVRAFLDGPPPEGVWMPGMTKPAPLDVPADLVRLDDEALAIAATDVSVELVTRTLRGTQRTQALTALTTSITPGRTTAFTGPSGAGKSTALAVLGGLLKPGSGTVTPDLRRWRSPKLAGAVGWVPQNPEHGFLTSTVGDEVRHTAHKLGREVDMEQVLEVFGLGRFAGSNPYRLSGGEQRRLALAAALAHRPGVVLLDEPTVGQDPSTWAAVVGWISAARDAGATVALSTHDSDVPVDVEHQMRDGVLA, from the coding sequence GTGAGCCTGGGTGGAGCCCGCTTCGAGGGCTTCACGTGGCGGCCCCTCGGCCGGCGCAACCCCGTCGTCGCCGGGCTCGATCTCACGGTCGAGCCCGGTGAGCGGGTGCTGCTGGTCGGCCCGAGCGGCGCCGGCAAGTCGACGCTCCTGTACGGCCTCGCGGGCGCGCTCGGCACGACGATCGCCGGTGAGCTGAGCGGCACCGCAGAGGTCGACGGCCGCCTCGGCCTGCTCCTGCAGAACCCCGCCGACGCGATCGTCGCCGAGCGCATGGGCCGCGACGTGGCCTTCGGCCCCGAGAACGCCGGGATGTCCCGTGGGGAGATCTGGCCGCGGGTCGACGAGGCGCTCGAGTCGGTGGGGCTGGCGTACGGGCGCGATCACTTCAGCGCTGCCCTGTCCGGCGGCGAGCAGCAGCGCCTGGCTCTCGCCGGGGTGCTGGCGATGCGGCCGGACGTGTTGCTGCTCGACGAGCCCACCTCGATGCTGGACGCCGGCACCTCGGCCGGCGTGCGCGACGCGATCCTGTCGGCCGTCGACGGCCGTACGTTGCTGGTCGTCGAGCACCGCATCGAGCCGTGGCTGGAGCACGTCGACCGGGTCGTCGTGCTGTCGGCCGAGGGCACGATCGTGAGCGACGGCACCGTGCGAGCCTTCCTCGACGGGCCACCGCCGGAGGGTGTCTGGATGCCGGGCATGACGAAGCCGGCGCCCTTGGACGTGCCAGCCGACCTCGTGCGCCTCGACGACGAGGCACTCGCGATCGCTGCCACCGACGTGTCGGTCGAGCTCGTCACGCGTACGCTCCGCGGCACGCAGCGGACCCAGGCCTTGACCGCGCTGACGACGTCGATCACCCCTGGACGTACGACGGCGTTCACGGGGCCGAGCGGCGCCGGCAAGTCGACGGCGCTGGCCGTGCTCGGCGGACTGCTCAAGCCCGGCAGTGGCACGGTGACCCCGGACCTGCGGAGGTGGCGGTCGCCGAAGCTCGCCGGTGCCGTCGGCTGGGTCCCGCAGAACCCCGAGCACGGCTTCCTCACCTCGACCGTGGGCGACGAGGTGCGCCACACCGCGCACAAGCTCGGCCGCGAGGTCGACATGGAGCAGGTGCTCGAGGTCTTCGGGCTCGGGCGCTTCGCGGGCTCCAACCCGTACCGGCTGTCGGGTGGTGAGCAGCGGCGCCTCGCGCTCGCCGCCGCGCTGGCGCACCGGCCGGGTGTCGTGCTGCTGGACGAGCCGACGGTGGGCCAGGACCCGAGCACGTGGGCGGCGGTCGTCGGCTGGATCTCCGCCGCGCGCGATGCCGGGGCGACCGTTGCCCTGTCGACCCACGACTCCGACGTCCCGGTCGACGTCGAGCACCAGATGCGCGACGGGGTGCTCGCATGA
- a CDS encoding ECF transporter S component, with translation MSSATTSKTRFNVHHRTIDLVTITVLAVAFGVIYWGWDKIYEPVSGLAVFSYPPSSGLLGGIWLTAGVVGGLVVRKPGAAFATEFLAAVVSTIIVGGNQWGFSTFAAGFWQGLGAEVIFLLLFYRRFGVAVAAAAGALAATFESVYEWSAYWADWDMGYKLAYLGFFAVSGAVVAGVGGFYLVKALAKAGVLDAFPAGREQVAEV, from the coding sequence ATGAGTTCTGCAACCACGTCCAAGACCAGGTTCAACGTGCATCACCGCACGATCGACCTGGTCACCATCACCGTCCTCGCAGTAGCGTTCGGCGTCATCTACTGGGGCTGGGACAAGATCTACGAGCCGGTCAGCGGCTTGGCGGTGTTCTCCTATCCGCCGAGCTCTGGCCTCCTCGGCGGCATCTGGCTCACCGCCGGTGTCGTCGGCGGTCTGGTCGTCCGCAAGCCGGGCGCCGCCTTCGCGACCGAGTTCCTCGCCGCGGTGGTCTCCACGATCATCGTCGGCGGCAACCAGTGGGGATTCAGCACGTTCGCCGCTGGCTTCTGGCAGGGCCTGGGTGCCGAGGTGATCTTCCTCCTGCTGTTCTACCGCCGCTTCGGCGTCGCGGTCGCGGCGGCTGCCGGTGCTCTCGCCGCGACGTTCGAGTCCGTCTACGAGTGGAGCGCGTACTGGGCCGACTGGGACATGGGCTACAAGCTCGCCTACCTGGGCTTCTTCGCCGTGTCGGGCGCGGTCGTTGCAGGCGTGGGCGGTTTCTACCTCGTGAAGGCGCTGGCCAAGGCCGGCGTGCTCGACGCGTTCCCGGCGGGTCGCGAACAGGTCGCCGAGGTCTAG
- a CDS encoding FAD-binding oxidoreductase produces the protein MINGGVSFWWQQVGVPEPRPGLDGDLDCDVCIVGAGLTGLWTAYYLSALDPDLDIVVLEAEFAGYGASGRNGGWLSAELSGSKERYAATHGREGVTALVSSMESAVDEVIEVCRTEGIDADIVKHGVLYVARSAAQLKRMHEGLLSDRAWGIGESHQRELTGAELRDRLRVEGALGATFSPHCARVQPARLVAGVAAAVERRGVRILEQTRATSIEAGVVTTERGRVRAGRILRCLEGYTAGIRGQRRTWLPMNSAMIVTEPLSDDVWDAIGWRGAELLGDNANAYCYAQRTVDGRIALGGRGIPYRFGSATDVDGRTQDWTVESLTSILHGMFPATRDARIDHAWCGVLGVPRDWCASVTFDPATGLGWAGGYVGSGLTTTNLAGQTLADLVLGRDSDLVRLPWVNRDVRRWEPEPLRWLGVRAMYGLYREADRRESNGLARPSRLARIGDRLTGR, from the coding sequence GTGATCAACGGCGGCGTCTCGTTCTGGTGGCAACAGGTCGGCGTCCCGGAGCCACGCCCTGGTCTCGACGGCGACCTCGACTGCGACGTCTGCATCGTCGGCGCGGGACTCACCGGGCTCTGGACGGCGTACTACCTGTCGGCGCTCGACCCGGATCTCGACATCGTGGTGCTCGAGGCCGAGTTCGCCGGCTACGGCGCCTCGGGACGCAACGGCGGGTGGCTGTCGGCCGAGCTGTCCGGCAGCAAGGAGCGGTACGCCGCGACGCACGGCCGCGAGGGCGTCACGGCATTGGTCTCGTCGATGGAGTCGGCGGTCGACGAGGTCATCGAGGTGTGCCGTACGGAGGGCATCGACGCCGACATCGTGAAGCACGGCGTGCTCTACGTCGCCCGGTCGGCGGCGCAGCTCAAGCGGATGCATGAGGGTCTCCTCAGCGATCGCGCGTGGGGCATCGGCGAGAGCCACCAGCGGGAGCTGACCGGCGCCGAGCTGCGCGACCGCCTGCGCGTCGAGGGTGCGCTCGGTGCCACCTTCAGCCCGCACTGCGCGCGGGTGCAGCCGGCCAGGCTCGTGGCCGGTGTCGCGGCGGCGGTCGAGCGACGCGGCGTACGCATCCTCGAGCAGACCCGGGCGACCAGCATCGAGGCCGGCGTCGTGACGACCGAGCGGGGTCGGGTGCGGGCGGGCCGCATCCTGCGCTGCCTCGAGGGCTACACGGCCGGCATCCGCGGGCAGCGGCGCACGTGGCTGCCGATGAACTCCGCGATGATCGTGACGGAGCCACTGTCCGACGACGTGTGGGACGCGATCGGCTGGCGCGGCGCCGAGCTGCTCGGCGACAACGCGAACGCCTACTGCTACGCCCAGCGGACCGTCGACGGGCGCATCGCGCTGGGTGGCCGCGGCATCCCGTATCGCTTCGGCTCGGCCACCGACGTCGACGGTCGTACGCAGGACTGGACCGTCGAGTCGCTCACCTCGATCCTGCACGGGATGTTCCCGGCGACCCGCGACGCCCGGATCGACCATGCGTGGTGCGGCGTGCTCGGGGTGCCGCGCGACTGGTGCGCCAGCGTGACGTTCGACCCGGCGACCGGCCTCGGCTGGGCGGGCGGCTACGTGGGGAGTGGCCTCACGACGACCAACCTCGCCGGCCAGACCCTCGCGGACCTCGTGCTGGGCCGCGACTCCGATCTCGTGCGCCTGCCATGGGTCAACCGCGACGTACGCCGCTGGGAGCCCGAGCCGCTGCGCTGGCTGGGCGTACGCGCGATGTACGGCCTCTACCGCGAGGCGGACCGGCGCGAGAGCAACGGCCTCGCCCGCCCGAGCCGCCTGGCCAGGATCGGCGACAGGCTCACGGGGAGATAG
- a CDS encoding GPP34 family phosphoprotein yields MTTAEDLLLIVTDPESGKPQLDSIKADPVIGGAHLLDLVAAGRISFDGQGRKARVVVDSHAPVDDPLLEQAFARVRNRGRQTSQNTVTRLGKHGRKQVSAALVAKGRLRQRPAKALGIFPLSRYDVVDTGRRNDLVNRVRASLLHGQPADAETGPLIGLLSAADLTKLLVDKPERKLAKERAKTIAEGDWASEDVRKAIQAAQSAVTAGIVAATAASAAGSS; encoded by the coding sequence ATGACCACCGCAGAAGACCTGCTGTTGATCGTCACCGATCCTGAGAGCGGCAAGCCCCAGCTCGACTCCATCAAGGCCGACCCGGTGATCGGTGGCGCACACCTGCTCGACCTCGTGGCGGCGGGCCGGATCTCGTTCGACGGTCAGGGCCGCAAGGCGCGCGTCGTGGTCGACAGCCACGCGCCGGTCGACGACCCGCTCCTCGAGCAGGCGTTCGCCCGGGTCCGCAACCGCGGCCGCCAGACCTCGCAGAACACCGTCACGAGGCTCGGCAAGCACGGCCGCAAGCAGGTCTCGGCCGCGCTCGTGGCCAAGGGGCGGCTGCGTCAAAGGCCGGCCAAGGCTCTCGGCATCTTTCCCCTCAGCCGTTATGACGTGGTCGACACCGGCCGACGCAACGACCTGGTCAACCGCGTCCGCGCGAGTCTCCTCCACGGCCAGCCCGCCGACGCCGAGACCGGACCGCTGATCGGCCTGCTGTCCGCCGCCGACCTGACGAAGCTGCTGGTCGACAAGCCCGAGCGCAAGCTCGCCAAGGAGCGCGCCAAGACCATCGCCGAGGGCGACTGGGCCAGCGAAGACGTACGCAAGGCGATCCAGGCGGCGCAATCGGCCGTCACCGCGGGCATCGTGGCGGCCACTGCGGCGAGCGCGGCCGGGTCGAGCTGA
- a CDS encoding NUDIX hydrolase family protein, with the protein MSVRTPDPNPGWLPDFALDETRARVPILYVEAVPVRINALGQVESIGILLRGSSTTGVMTRTLVSGRVMHGESVREALLRNLAKDLGPTAFPQLPASTVPFSVAEYFPLPGVSTLYDPRQHAVSLAYVVPVSGECNPRQDALELTWLTPEEAAMPEVLNDMEGGRGALLKEALASVGALPQ; encoded by the coding sequence ATGTCCGTGCGCACACCTGATCCCAATCCGGGCTGGCTCCCGGACTTCGCCCTGGACGAGACCAGGGCCCGTGTCCCGATCCTCTACGTCGAGGCCGTCCCGGTCCGCATCAACGCGCTCGGACAGGTCGAGTCGATCGGCATCCTGCTGCGTGGCTCGTCGACCACCGGCGTCATGACCCGCACCCTCGTGTCGGGCCGGGTCATGCACGGCGAGTCCGTACGCGAGGCGCTGCTGCGCAACCTCGCCAAGGACCTCGGTCCGACGGCGTTCCCCCAGCTGCCGGCGTCGACCGTGCCGTTCTCGGTCGCCGAGTACTTCCCGCTGCCCGGTGTCTCGACGCTCTACGACCCGAGGCAGCACGCGGTGTCGCTCGCGTACGTCGTGCCGGTCAGCGGTGAGTGCAACCCGCGCCAGGACGCCCTCGAGCTCACCTGGCTGACGCCGGAAGAGGCGGCCATGCCGGAGGTGCTCAACGACATGGAGGGCGGCCGCGGCGCGCTGCTCAAGGAAGCGCTGGCGTCGGTCGGCGCCCTGCCCCAGTGA